The Vigna unguiculata cultivar IT97K-499-35 chromosome 6, ASM411807v1, whole genome shotgun sequence genome contains a region encoding:
- the LOC114187936 gene encoding berberine bridge enzyme-like 21, with product MAKPCLAYFSAAFLLLLVFTLSSAQTPDSSIYDTFLRCLTQRTNSSTQLSNIVFAQTNPSFPTVLQNYIRNARFNTSQTRKPLLIVTPLRESHVQGAVICAKSVKVQLKIRSGGHDYEGISYISDEPFIILDMFSLRAITVDIKNEVAVVQAGATLGEVYYRIWEKSKVHGFPAGVCPTVGVGGHFSGGGYGNMMRKYGLSVDNVIDAQIVDVKGNVLDRKSMGEDLFWAIRGGGGGSFGVILSFTIKLVPVPQTVTVFRVEKTLETNVSATDLVLQWQQVAPNTDDRLFLRLLLQPVSSKVVKGTRTVRASVVALFLGGADEVVSILEKEFPLLGLKKENCTEVSWIDSVLWWNDDESLKNGDKPKTLLDRNLNSAGFLKRKSDYVENAISRDGLEWIFKRMIELGKTGFVFNPYGGKMGEIASDATPFPHRKGNLFKIQYSVNWDDPSTGAAQNFTNQAKRLYSYMTPFVSKNPRRAFLNYRDLDIGVNNFGENSFQEGQVYGSKYFNQNLERLVNIKTKVDPENFFRNEQSVPVLMSRA from the coding sequence ATGGCAAAACCTTGTTTGGCATATTTCTCTGCCgcttttcttcttctacttgTCTTCACTTTGTCGTCGGCACAAACCCCCGATTCCTCAATCTACGACACTTTCCTTCGCTGCCTCACACAACGCACCAATTCCTCAACCCAACTCTCCAACATAGTCTTCGCCCAAACCAACCCTTCCTTCCCCACCGTCCTCCAAAACTACATCCGAAACGCGCGTTTCAACACTTCCCAAACGCGAAAGCCGTTACTCATCGTCACTCCCCTCCGGGAATCGCACGTCCAGGGCGCTGTAATATGCGCCAAAAGCGTCAAAGTTCAACTCAAAATCAGGAGTGGAGGTCATGATTACGAGGGTATCTCCTACATCTCCGATGAGCCCTTTATCATCCTCGACATGTTCAGCCTTCGCGCAATCACGGTGGACATAAAAAACGAGGTTGCAGTTGTCCAAGCTGGTGCCACGCTGGGAGAGGTTTACTATAGGATCTGGGAGAAGAGTAAAGTTCATGGCTTCCCTGCAGGGGTGTGTCCCACTGTTGGTGTCGGTGGCCATTTCAGTGGAGGAGGGTACGGTAACATGATGAGAAAATATGGGTTATCTGTGGATAATGTGATTGACGCTCAGATTGTTGATGTGAAAGGAAATGTTCTTGATAGAAAATCCATGGGGGAGGATCTTTTCTGGGCTATTAGAGGAGGTGGGGGAGGGAGTTTCGGTGTCATATTATCCTTTACTATCAAACTAGTTCCGGTGCCTCAAACGGTTACCGTTTTCCGTGTTGAGAAGACTTTGGAAACGAATGTGTCTGCAACTGACCTAGTGCTGCAGTGGCAGCAGGTGGCGCCAAATACCGACGACAGGCTTTTCCTGAGGCTCTTATTGCAGCCAGTGAGTTCCAAGGTTGTGAAGGGGACCAGAACTGTGAGAGCCTCGGTTGTGGCCTTGTTTCTGGGAGGGGCTGATGAGGTTGTGTCGATTTTGGAGAAGGAGTTTCCGCTTCTTGGGTTGAAGAAGGAGAATTGTACCGAGGTGAGTTGGATTGATTCTGTTCTGTGGTGGAACGATGATGAAAGTTTGAAAAACGGTGACAAACCTAAGACCCTACTGGACCGGAATCTGAACTCTGctggttttctgaaaagaaaatcCGATTATGTTGAGAACGCCATTTCAAGAGACGGGTTGGAATGGATATTCAAGAGGATGATCGAGTTGGGAAAAACGGGGTTTGTTTTCAACCCTTACGGAGGGAAAATGGGAGAGATTGCTTCTGATGCGACACCATTTCCTCACCGCAAGGGGAATCTCTTCAAGATTCAGTATTCTGTGAACTGGGACGATCCTTCAACTGGTGCGGCTCAGAATTTCACGAATCAGGCTAAGAGGCTTTACAGTTACATGACCCCTTTTGTGTCTAAGAATCCCAGAAGGGCTTTTTTGAATTATAGAGACCTTGATATTGGAGTGAACAACTTCGGTGAGAATAGCTTTCAAGAAGGGCAGGTTTATGGGAGCAAGTACTTCAATCAGAATTTGGAGAGGCTGGTGAACATTAAGACCAAAGTGGATCCTGAAAACTTTTTCAGGAATGAACAGAGTGTTCCTGTACTTATGAGCAGAGCATAG